A single Glycine soja cultivar W05 chromosome 14, ASM419377v2, whole genome shotgun sequence DNA region contains:
- the LOC114384339 gene encoding protein NUCLEAR FUSION DEFECTIVE 4-like, which translates to MPSSTAFQWLSLVGIIWLQSINGTNTNFPAYSSQLKQLLSISQFQLNNLAFASDAGKIFGFFSGMAAFYLPLWLVLMIGSTLGLIGYGVQYLLITNQISSLSYWHVFLLTVLAGNSICWINTVCYVITIRNFSSDHRQVAVGLTTSYQGLSAKIYTSIVGTVSGQNKAKTFLFLNSFLPLIVSLIAAPVVREIEAVTRPKHMSVGFVVMFVITIATGIYAVMSSLQFVSNKISPLSNLVGVLVFLLFPLLVPLSMKINALVGSWHKNREKQRVYHFTAEESHDIEERIENEVKEGEDSREVNQEVGIGIREEVGVKLMLRRIDFWLYFFVYLFGATLGLVFLNNLGQIAESRGYSGTSSLVSLSSSFGFFGRLMPSIGDYFYRGKFTISRPATMVALMAPTAGAFFLLLNKTHLALYVSTAIIGVCTGAITSISVSTTTELFGTKNFSVNHNVVVANIPVGSLLFGYLAAFVYHKGGHNEHGKCLGMECYRSTFVIWGSLCFFGTFLAFVLHVRTRKFYSHKL; encoded by the exons ATGCCTTCATCAACTGCTTTTCAATGGCTAAGCCTTGTTGGCATCATTTGGCTCCAATCCATAAATGGAACAAACACCAATTTCCCTGCTTACTCCTCCCAGCTGAAGCAGCTCCTCTCCATTTCCCAATTTCAGCTCAACAACCTTGCTTTTGCCTCCGATGCAGGCAAAATCTTTGGCTTTTTTTCTGGCATGGCTGCTTTTTACCTCCCCCTTTGGCTTGTCCTCATGATTGGTTCAACTCTTGGACTAATTGGCTATGGTGTTCAATATCTCTTGATAACAAACCAAATCTCCTCTCTCTCCTATTGGCATGTGTTCTTGCTAACTGTTCTAGCAGGGAACAGCATTTGCTGGATCAACACTGTGTGCTATGTGATCACAATAAGGAACTTCTCATCTGATCATCGCCAAGTTGCTGTGGGGTTAACAACTAGTTACCAAGGGTTGAGTGCTAAGATTTACACCAGCATTGTTGGAACTGTTTCTGGACAAAACAAGGCTAAGACATTTCTCTTTCTGAACTCATTCTTGCCACTGATAGTTTCCCTAATAGCAGCTCCTGTGGTCAGAGAAATTGAAGCTGTCACAAGGCCTAAACACATGAGTGTTGGATTTGTTGTTATGTTTGTTATTACAATTGCCACTGGAATATATGCTGTGATGAGCAGCTTGCAATTTGTCTCAAACAAGATATCTCCACTTAGTAACCTTGTTGGTGTTCTAGTGTTCCTTTTATTCCCTCTATTAGTTCCACTTTCCATGAAGATCAATGCACTAGTAGGGTCATGGcacaaaaatagagaaaaacaaagaGTCTATCATTTTACTGCAGAGGAGAGTCATGATATAGAAGAGAGGATAGAGAATGAGGTTAAAGAGGGTGAAGATAGTAGAGAAGTTAATCAAGAAGTTGGTATTGGTATAAGAGAAGAAGTAGGAGTGAAATTGATGCTGAGAAGAATAGATTTCTGGTTATATTTCTTTGTCTATTTATTCGGTGCAACACTTGGTTTAGTATTTCTGAACAACTTGGGACAAATAGCTGAATCACGAGGTTACTCTGGAACTTCATCATTGGTGTCTTTGTCCTCTTCTTTTGGGTTCTTTGGCCGTCTCATGCCATCTATAGGGGACTACTTCTACCG AGGTAAGTTTACAATATCAAGACCAGCAACTATGGTGGCATTAATGGCTCCAACTGCAGGAGCATTTTTCCTACTTCTTAACAAAACTCACCTTGCCCTCTACGTCAGCACTGCCATAATTGGAGTTTGCACTGGAGCAATCACTTCAATTTCTGTGTCCACCACCACAGAGTTATTTGGAACCAAGAATTTCTCTGTGAACCATAATGTGGTGGTGGCCAACATTCCAGTGGGGTCCTTATTGTTTGGCTACTTGGCTGCTTTTGTTTACCATAAGGGAGGGCATAATGAACATGGAAAATGCTTGGGCATGGAATGCTACAGAAGCACTTTCGTCATATGGGGTTCCCTGTGTTTCTTTGGCACCTTTTTGgcttttgttctacatgttagGACTCGCAAGTTTTACTCACATAAACTATAG